TGGTCGAAGGTGGCGCTAGCTTCGGTATCTTCTAGGGCCGTCACGCCAATCAGGTGTGCGTCCCGGGCTTTGGCTTCCTCGGCGTTGGAGATGACTTTGTCGTACACCTGCCCGGGCATGGCCACTGCCACCACCGGCACGTTGTCATCCAGCAGCGCAATCGGGCCGTGCTTCATCTCGCCGGCTGGGTAGCCCTCAGCGTGGAGGTAGCTGATCTCTTTGAGCTTGAGCGCGCCCTCCAGCGCAATGGGAAAATTGATGCCGCGCCCAATGAAAATAAAGTCGCGGGTTTCTTTAAACTCGTGGGCCAGCGCTTCGATCGCTTCTTCCCGGCTCTCCAGCACCAGCTCGATTTGAGCCGGTAGCTGGCGCAGGCCATCCACCATCTGCTGGAGGCGATCGGGCGGCAGCGCCTGGCGGCGGGCAGCCAACTCTAGGGCCAGGCAGCAAAAGCCCACTACCTGGGCCATGAATGTTTTGGTGGCGGCAACCCCAATCTCAATGCCGGCATGGGTATCGATGATGGCATCCACCGAGCGCGCCAGCGTGCTCTCGGGGCGGTTGGTCATGCCCAGCAAGCGCGCCTGCTGGGCCGGTGGGGCCTGGGCGCGCCGCTCCCGTTCCAAATTGAGCGCTGCCAGGGTGTCGGCCGTCTCGCCCGATTGGGTCACGCCCACGGTCAGGGTGTTGGCTTTGAGCGGGGTGGGCGCGTAGCGAAACTCCGAAGCGTAGTGAACGGCCGTGGGAATGCCGGCCAGTTGCTCTAGCAAGTACTTGCCAATGAGGCCGGCGTGCCAGCTCGTGCCGCAGGCCACGATCTCGACGGCCTCCAGGTCCTGGTAGAGCTGGGCCGGCAACCCCAGATCGATGGGCGAAGCGGCCGCGTAGGTCTCGGGGGTCCAGTCGTCGTTGAGATAGGCCTCCAAGCAGGCGCGCACCACCCCGGGCTGCTCGTGGATTTCTTTGAGCATGAAGTGGCGAAAGCCCTGTTTCTCTACCAGAACCGGGTTCCAGTCCAGGGTGCGCGGTTTTTTTTGCAGGCGCTCCCCAGCCAGGGTATAAATCTCGGCCCCGAGCGGCGTCAGCCGCGCCATCTCGCCATTCTCGAGCGGTAGGACGGCGTTGGTGTGCGGGATGAGCGCAGGCGTATCGGACGCGCAGAAAAACTCGCCCTGCCCAAAGCCAATGGCCAGCGGGGCTTGCTCGCGCGCGACGATCAGCTCGTCGGGATAGTCGGCGCAGACCACCGCAATGGCAAAAGCCCCCTGCAGCCGCGAGAGGGCTTTCCGGACCGCCTCGAACAGCCGCGATCGCCCATCGCTCTCCCCGTCCGCCTGTTCCAGGCACTCGGCGATCAGGTGCGGCACCACCTCCGTATCGGTGTCGGAGGCAAACGCGTGTCCCTTTTGCGCCAGCTCCTCGCGCAGCGGGCGGTGGTTTTCCACAATGCCGTTTTGCACCACCGCGATGCGTTGGTTGCCATCCAGGTGAGGGTGGGCGTTGTGCTCTTCCGGCTTGCCGTGGGTGGCCCAGCGCGTGTGGCCGATGCCCAACTGCGCCGGCATGGGCTCGCGCTCCAGCTTTTGCCGCAGGTTGTGGAGCTTGCCTTTGGCGCGCACGCAGTGGAGCCGATCGTCCCAGACGGTTGCCATACCGGCCGAGTCGTAGCCGCGGTATTCCAACCGCTCCAACCCGGCCATGAGGACATCCGTTGCCGTCTGGGGACCGATGTAGCCGACGATTCCGCACATGCCGTTGCCAGTATAAGGTGGGCACTAGCCCAGCTGACCGTAGCTTGGCTCCAAAGCTACTGCGGGCCTGCCAGAACGTCAAGATTGCCCCAGCCCAAAAAAAAGAGAGGAACGGCGTCCTCTCAGGTAGGCCTAGGCCAGCACGCGAAGCGCTGGGCGTGGCGTGCAGGGCTAGTAGGCGAGTCCCATGCTTCGGGTGGTCTCGGCCCCAAGGTAGACGCGGATGCTCAAAAAGTCCGTCGGGCAGGCCGTCTCGCACCGCTTGCAGCCAACGCAGTCCTCAGTGCGCGGCGATGAGGCAATCTGCCCGGCCTTGCACCCATCCCAGGGAACCATCTCCAGCACGTCCAGCGGGCAGGCCCGCACGCACTGGGTACAGCCAATGCAAGTATCGTAAATCTTGACGCTGTGCGACATCGCTAAGGGCTCCTTGTTCACGTGCTTGCTGTCCCGTGGGCACCTCGCTTATGCCATAAGTCTACCGCACCCGCATGGGGCACTTTTGGCGCGGGCTGCCGAACTTAAAAGTCCGTAACTTGGTGCTCAGAGCGCCATGCGCTCGGGCTGGGTCAAGCACATGGCGATGCCTTTTTCGTAGTAGGCCGCTTCGTTGACAAACACTGGGTGCACCACCTCGGGACCGTCGTAGCCGATCGCGTGGCCGTCCAAGGTCAAAAACAGCGGATCGCCGGGCGCCATGGCTTCAAAGTCCCGGCCCTGCCGCTGCGGGTGGATGAACCCATCGAGGTCGCCGTCGCTGGTCTTGGGATAGTCGATGCGGCGCTGGTGGCGGTAGACCGTCAGCGGGGGCGCGGGCTGGGACCAGCGCTGGCGGTTGAAGGCATCGATGCCATCCAGCACGGCGTGGACCAGGCGCTCGGTGGTTGCAAAGATCTCGGGGGCCAACGTGCCTGGGGTAATGGGCCCTACCTCGATGGCAAAGCCGCGGCTGGCAATGGCGTTGAGGAAGTTGGGCTCGCGCTCGGGCTCGATCCAGCTGTAAACCCCAAGGCTGGGATCGGTGGCGCACAGGCGGGCGGCGAGCTGGAAGTCAAAGGGCCCATCGCGCACGAAGATCAGGCTCGCGCCCATGTTGGCCGAGGTGGTGTGCAGATCCAGAATGAAATCGACCTGGGCGTTGCCCTTGGGCCCCAAGGCGCGATCGATTTGCTGGGCCCGGCGGTCTTCGCGCGTTGCCGGGTTGGGATCTTGCAACGCATGGCTGCCAAAGCAGCGGTTGAGGTCTTTACCCAGGTAGCGCTGGCGGGCCTGCAGGGCCTCGGGGTTGCCCAGCAGCGTCTGGGTCTCAAAGCTCTCGCGCGCGATCGCCTCGGGGTGGCGGCGGAACTTTTTGATGAGGTAGGCCCCAGTCAGTTCGTTGCCGTGAGTGCCGCCGACAATGGCGACGCGATCGATGGAGTCCATGGGGGTGGGCTAGCGCAGCGGCGGGCACGCGCTTGCCCGGCATCCGGCCGGGGCGCCAGAACGCGTTACCATCTGGTGTATCGCCCTCAGTTCCTGGCCGATGGAGCAGCGCGAGCGCGAGTCGCCTTCAACCGAGCTGATCTTAACCCATCCGCAGCAGTCGCTCGGGACGATCCACCGCAGCCGCGTAACGGGCAGCTACATTAACTGGGAAGGGCAGACCTATGCCGTGCTGGAGCGCCACCACCACTACCACTACCAGGCCGGCGGCTACCGCCTAAGCAAAGTGTCGCTCTACGTTCAGTCGGCGCAAGCCATCACCGAGACCAGCTACGTCGACGGGCGCTGGGCGATCGGCGATGCCAGCTGCCGCTTCAATGCCCGCTCCGAAATCCTGCGCTGCGCGGTCAACCCGGAGGGGCCCTGCTATAGCTGTCCCTTTTACGAACCGCTCGGCGAGGCCGCAGCCGAGGGCTAACCGTTCTCGAAGCGCTCGCCGGCGACCGGGCGCATGCCGTTGGCAAAATCGGCCCCGGATTGCGCCCGCTTGCCGCTGGGCTGCAGCGCGTGCAGCAGCAGCAGGCCATCCCCGGTTTGGACGGCCGGGCCGAGCGATTTTAAAGTCCCCGCGATCTCGCCGGGGCGAGCAGCCCCCTCAGGCGGCCAGTCATGCTGGGCCAGCTGCGACTGCCACTCGGTCGGTAGCTGCGAGCGTACGGATGCCGCCAGTGGGACGGTTGCCCGGATCTTGAGCGGCTGCTGCCGGAAGCGCGCGGTGCTGTTGGGGTAAAACCCGCGCACTTGGTTGTGAATTGCCAGGGCCGGCCGCGACCAATCCAGGGCGTAGTGCTGCTTGCGCAGCAGCGGTGCGTAGCTGGCTTGGGCCGGATCCTGCGGTTGCGGGGTCAGGGTGCCGCGCTCGAGCTGCTGCAGCGTCTCCACCAACCGGTCGGCCCCCAAATCTGCCAGCCGCTGCGAGAGCTCGCGGGCGTTCTCCAGCAAGCCCACCGCCGTCCGGGCGCGCAGCAGGATGGGCCCGGTATCCATGCCAGGCTCCATCAGCATGGTCGTTACGCCCGTTTCGGCATCGCCGTTGTAGAGGCTCCAGGCAACGGGCGAAGCCCCCCGGTGGCGGGGCAGTAGGGAGGCGTGAACGTTGACGCAGCCCAGCCGCGGTTGCGACAGCACCGCCGGCGGCAGGATTTGGCCGTAGGCCATCACGGTAACGGCATCGGCCTGCAACTGCGCCAGCTGGGCCAGGGTATCGCGGTCGTCGCGCAGGCGCTGGGGTTGCCAAACCGGTACGCCGTGGGACTGGGCCAGTTCCTTGACGGGTGGGGGCTGCAGCTGTTTGCCGCGCCCGCGCGGCCGATCGGGCTGGGTCACCACCGCTCGGACTGCAATCCCCGGCTGCGCGAGCAGGCGCTGCAGGCTGGGAACGGCAAACTCGGGCGTGCCGAAAAACGCGACTTGCATGGCAGTGCCCTCGCGGCGGCACTCGGGCTAGGCTACGGGTGCGCTCAGCGTCTCACCTCGCGCGCGCCAGCCGCAATCGTCCATGCCCTCGCCTCGCGCTGCGCTGCTTTGGCTCGCCATCGGCCTGGCTGCCCTGCTGCTGACGGTACTGCTGGCCTCGCTAGCCCAGCTGGCCGGGCAATCGCCGCTGCTGGCTGGACTGCTGCTGTTGGCGGCGATCGCGGCGGTGGCGGCGATTGCAGTCGCCCTCTACGCCAGCCGGCGATCACGCCGCCGGCGGCCGCGCCCCAGCGCACCGGCCTCCAAACCTGAAGCGGCCAGCGCCAGTTTCGAGGCCGTGCAAGAGCAAATCACCAGCATTCACGATCGCGTCGCGCGCCAGGCCCTCCAGGATCGCGCCCAGC
Above is a genomic segment from Cyanobacteria bacterium QS_8_64_29 containing:
- a CDS encoding methionyl-tRNA formyltransferase is translated as MQVAFFGTPEFAVPSLQRLLAQPGIAVRAVVTQPDRPRGRGKQLQPPPVKELAQSHGVPVWQPQRLRDDRDTLAQLAQLQADAVTVMAYGQILPPAVLSQPRLGCVNVHASLLPRHRGASPVAWSLYNGDAETGVTTMLMEPGMDTGPILLRARTAVGLLENARELSQRLADLGADRLVETLQQLERGTLTPQPQDPAQASYAPLLRKQHYALDWSRPALAIHNQVRGFYPNSTARFRQQPLKIRATVPLAASVRSQLPTEWQSQLAQHDWPPEGAARPGEIAGTLKSLGPAVQTGDGLLLLHALQPSGKRAQSGADFANGMRPVAGERFENG
- a CDS encoding aspartoacylase, producing MDSIDRVAIVGGTHGNELTGAYLIKKFRRHPEAIARESFETQTLLGNPEALQARQRYLGKDLNRCFGSHALQDPNPATREDRRAQQIDRALGPKGNAQVDFILDLHTTSANMGASLIFVRDGPFDFQLAARLCATDPSLGVYSWIEPEREPNFLNAIASRGFAIEVGPITPGTLAPEIFATTERLVHAVLDGIDAFNRQRWSQPAPPLTVYRHQRRIDYPKTSDGDLDGFIHPQRQGRDFEAMAPGDPLFLTLDGHAIGYDGPEVVHPVFVNEAAYYEKGIAMCLTQPERMAL
- a CDS encoding photosystem I iron-sulfur center protein PsaC — protein: MSHSVKIYDTCIGCTQCVRACPLDVLEMVPWDGCKAGQIASSPRTEDCVGCKRCETACPTDFLSIRVYLGAETTRSMGLAY
- the glmS gene encoding glutamine--fructose-6-phosphate transaminase (isomerizing); the encoded protein is MCGIVGYIGPQTATDVLMAGLERLEYRGYDSAGMATVWDDRLHCVRAKGKLHNLRQKLEREPMPAQLGIGHTRWATHGKPEEHNAHPHLDGNQRIAVVQNGIVENHRPLREELAQKGHAFASDTDTEVVPHLIAECLEQADGESDGRSRLFEAVRKALSRLQGAFAIAVVCADYPDELIVAREQAPLAIGFGQGEFFCASDTPALIPHTNAVLPLENGEMARLTPLGAEIYTLAGERLQKKPRTLDWNPVLVEKQGFRHFMLKEIHEQPGVVRACLEAYLNDDWTPETYAAASPIDLGLPAQLYQDLEAVEIVACGTSWHAGLIGKYLLEQLAGIPTAVHYASEFRYAPTPLKANTLTVGVTQSGETADTLAALNLERERRAQAPPAQQARLLGMTNRPESTLARSVDAIIDTHAGIEIGVAATKTFMAQVVGFCCLALELAARRQALPPDRLQQMVDGLRQLPAQIELVLESREEAIEALAHEFKETRDFIFIGRGINFPIALEGALKLKEISYLHAEGYPAGEMKHGPIALLDDNVPVVAVAMPGQVYDKVISNAEEAKARDAHLIGVTALEDTEASATFDQLLPVPGVDEWLSPFLSVVPLQLLSYYIAARRGLDVDQPRNLAKSVTVE